From Penicillium psychrofluorescens genome assembly, chromosome: 6, one genomic window encodes:
- a CDS encoding uncharacterized protein (ID:PFLUO_008768-T1.cds;~source:funannotate) translates to MKPQTILITGCSAHGIGAALAHSLAKRGHHIFATARSPSKIPSTLASLSNVTVVPLDVTDPTAISAAVRAVLAHGQGLDVLINNAGAGYTIPLLDADLDHARQVYEANVWGPLQVLQGFADLLIQSRGRVVNVSSVGGAVNTPWIGVYSSSKSAIMQLSETLRLEFGPLGVDVVCLMVGTVTTTFHANEPEVILPPSSRYAAIRDTISNWATGRAGPKGCSAEEFAESVVDMIVSANRVLPYLVGGLDDKQRAGFEGIGRDSE, encoded by the exons ATGAAACCCCAAACTATCCTGATCACAGGCTGCTCGGCTCACGGCATCGGCGCCGCGCTGGCCCATTCCCTAGCCAAAAGGGGTCATCACATCTTCGCCACCGCACGCTCACCCAGTAAAATCCCCTCGACACTGGCCTCGCTCTCAAACGTGACGGTGGTGCCTCTGGACGTCACAGACCCTACCGCAATCTCTGCCGCGGTCCGGGCGGTACTGGCCCACGGCCAGGGATTAGACGTGCTGATCAACAACGCGGGCGCGGGTTACACTATTCCCTTACTGGATGCCGATCTGGACCACGCCCGACAGGTCTATGAGGCGAATGTCTGGGGTCCGTTGCAAGTCCTGCAGGGGTTTGCTGACCTACTCATCCAGAGTCGGGGTAGGGTGGTCAATGTGAGCAGTGTAGGAGGCGCGGTGAACACGCCTTGGATTG GGGTCTACTCGTCTTCCAAGTCCGCCATCATGCAGCTTTCTGAGACATTACGGCTCGAGTTTGGCCCCCTCGGAGTGGACGTAGTATGTCTGATGGTTGGCACGGTCACAACTACCTTCCATGCCAATGAGCCGGAGGTGATATTGCCTCCTTCGTCGCGGTATGCGGCGATTAGAGACACGATCTCGAATTGGGCGACGGGTCGGGCGGGGCCTAAGGGCTGCTCAGCGGAGGAGTTCGCGGAATCGGTGGTTGATATGATCGTGAGCGCCAATCGT GTGCTGCCCTACCTGGTTGGTG GATTGGATGATAAGCAGCGGGCAGGGTTTGAAGGAATTGGCCGAGATAGTGAGTAA
- a CDS encoding uncharacterized protein (ID:PFLUO_008769-T1.cds;~source:funannotate) yields the protein MFFSPIIIACLLAVGSSEASPARSTAVNGSIPPKIPDHGVLHNAATVRPKEEPQLTSTTTQLDDESTTTTTTSTPSGSSHVETSSAAETTHHDASSPTGSSSGTTPDSTLSGILSSLGQGSTTGSSGGSIEDLGTVVKDLEELLTGVRSLLNPELLSQVTDTFKYISTGLAPPIDTELRPLVSNANKLLTDEFVNKVNTLIDNANELLTGQFVQKIDSLVDQASDLLTAQFNKKVDSLIDTANNLLTVQFSKNVDALVQNANNLLTVQFNEKVDSLIDNANSLLSTQVTKAIESLVNNANNLLTPGFVDTTSGLIKYAGPLVTNANDLLSPSFVKQTSSLIGEVDGLLTPALSNALKQLLGDILPLVPEIGQLLTKPYIREIGSLLTNANDLLSPSFVKQTSSLIGEVDGLLTPALSSALKQVLGDILPLVPEIGQLMPEIRQLLTGSSIHEIGSLLTNANDLLSPSFVNQTSSLIGEVNGLLTPALSNALKQLLGDILPLVPEIGQLMPEIRQLLTKPYFREIGSLLTNANTLLSPGFVNQTSRLINNVGGLLTPEIVSGLHGLLDEATPIIPELKPLIPELRPFIPEIKQLIPQVLPFLSATPFEDLGSILMNANTLLSVDFVNHTSTLVGDANDLLTPELTKNLGGLLDEVTPLIPKLYPLISEITPLLNPGVVKEIGSLATDALPLLRGMMNSL from the coding sequence ATGTTCTTTTCGCCGATCATCATTGCATGCTTGCTAGCTGTAGGAAGCTCAGAAGCATCTCCTGCAAGATCCACGGCTGTGAATGGTTCAATTCCCCCCAAGATACCGGATCATGGCGTCCTACATAACGCTGCAACCGTTCGCCCGAAAGAGGAACCGCAGTTGACTTCTACCACTACTCAACTGGATGACGAATCaactacaacaacaacaacatcaacccCATCGGGATCATCGCACGTCGAAACATCATCAGCTGCAGAGACAACTCACCATGATGCATCGTCACCCACCGGTTCTTCGTCTGGGACTACGCCTGACTCCACTCTATCCGGTATACTTTCATCGCTGGGGCAGGGCTCAACGACAGGCTCCAGCGGTGGCAGTATCGAAGACCTCGGAACTGTTGTAAAGGAtctcgaagagctgctcACGGGCGTTCGCAGCCTGCTGAACCCTGAGCTATTGAGTCAAGTAACAGACACCTTCAAATATATTTCCACCGGCTTAGCACCTCCAATTGATACCGAGCTCAGGCCACTTGTGAGCAACGCGAACAAACTTTTAACTGATGAGTTTGTCAACAAAGTCAACACACTCATTGATAATGCCAACGAACTTTTGACCGGTCAATTCGTCCAAAAGATTGACTCACTAGTTGATCAAGCAAGCGACCTCTTGACGGCCCAATTCAATAAGAAGGTTGATAGTCTGATTGACACCGCCAACAACCTTCTGACCGTTCAGTTCAGCAAAAATGTGGATGCTCTGGTTCAAAATGCAAATAACCTTTTGACTGTCCAGTTCAATGAGAAGGTCGACTCTCTTATTGACAATGCCAATAGCTTGTTGAGCACCCAGGTTACAAAGGCCATCGAGAGTCTTGTTAATAACGCCAACAATCTGCTGACTCCCGGATTCGTTGATACCACAAGCGGCCTGATCAAATATGCAGGCCCACTTGTCACCAACGCCAATGACCTGCTCTCACCTAGCTTTGTTAAGCAAACTTCGAGTCTCATCGGTGAAGTCGATGGTCTTCTCACACCTGCTTTATCCAACGCACTCAAGCAACTACTTGGAGATATCCTTCCTTTGGTGCCTGAAATAGGGCAATTGTTGACAAAGCCATATATCCGCGAGATCGGGTCTCTTTTGACCAACGCCAATGATCTGCTCTCGCCTAGCTTTGTTAAGCAAACTTCGAGTCTCATCGGTGAAGTCGATGGTCTTCTTACACCTGCTTTATCCAGTGCACTCAAACAAGTACTTGGAGATATCCTTCCTTTGGTGCCTGAAATAGGGCAATTGATGCCTGAGATAAGGCAATTGTTGACTGGGTCATCTATTCACGAGATCGGGTCTCTGTTGACCAACGCCAATGATCTGCTCTCGCCTAGTTTTGTTAATCAAACTTCGAGTCTCATCGGTGAAGTCAATGGTCTTCTCACACCTGCTTTATCCAACGCACTCAAGCAACTACTTGGAGATATCCTTCCTTTGGTGCCTGAAATAGGGCAATTGATGCCTGAAATCAGACAACTGTTGACAAAGCCATATTTCCGTGAGATTGGGTCTCTTTTGACCAACGCCAACACCTTGCTCAGCCCTGGTTTTGTCAACCAGACATCCAGGCTGATCAACAATGTCGGCGGCCTCCTCACACCCGAAATCGTGAGCGGCCTTCATGGTCTCCTCGATGAAGCGACTCCTATAATTCCTGAGCTCAAACCGTTGATCCCCGAGCTCAGGCCTTTCATCCCGGAGATCAAACAACTGATTCCTCAGGTCCTTCCTTTCCTGTCGGCGACTCCTTTCGAGGACTTGGGTTCTATATTGATGAATGCCAACACTTTGCTCAGCGTCGACTTTGTCAACCACACATCTACTCTGGTCGGCGATGCAAACGACCTTCTTACGCCTGAGCTTACGAAAAACCTcggtggccttcttgatgaagtGACTCCCCTAATCCCTAAGCTCTACCCCTTGATTTCCGAGATCACACCACTTCTCAACCCGGGAGTCGTGAAGGAAATTGGGTCTCTTGCTACAGATGCGCTGCCCTTACTCAGGGGAATGATGAACTCGCTTTGA
- a CDS encoding uncharacterized protein (ID:PFLUO_008770-T1.cds;~source:funannotate) — MRAEDPEKDSAITSSSLTPGAETADPAKDEESKEVDHDGQSRSNASSVADDEGKDEEQPPITRQLTELGPPIKVLRLKRRGLFGQLALLAEVENPKTYTRKKKWFITFVVAWAGATAPMGSSIFFPSLAQVSHDLNTSTTITNLSISLYMLSMSIFPLWWSSFSERIGRRTIYLVSFVLFTIFNCICAISSSIAMLIVLRMLSGGASASVQAVGAGTIADLWEPRERGRAMGIFYLGPLCGPLLAPIFGGALAQRWGWRSTMWFLAAYGVLTVVFILFALPETLAVQKPVLPETTDEEEGDPVSRSLSRVSSAKAVRSATRWLKLLKMIFLDPLKIVLYLQYIPVLLTVFYASITFCSLYVLNVSVQDTFEKPPYGYSTIIIGCLYIPNSLGYMVTSILGGKWMDNIMQREAKKANRYDQYGKLIYRPEDRMRENAWFGALLYPAALIWYGWTVEKGVIWIVPMIANFFFGMGSMLIFAMVTTMLTEFMPKKSSEGVALNNFMRNIFSCVGSFVTAPIISAIGNGWLFTILGIACFLSSSVILAMRIYGPRWRQTMEERMR; from the exons ATGCGCGCCGAGGATCCAGAGAAAGACAGCGCCAtcacctcttcttcgctcaCGCCAGGAGCGGAGACAGCAGATCCCGCCAAAGATGAAGAATCAAAGGAAGTCGACCATGACGGGCAATCGCGATCAAATGCTTCCAGCGTGgcggacgacgagggcaaaGATGAGGAACAACCGCCGATCACACGGCAGTTGACCGAACTCGGGCCGCCGATCAAGGTTCTGCGATTGAAGCGGAGAGGCTTGTTTGGGCAGTTGGCCTTGTTGGCGGAAGTGGAGAACCCCAAGACATACACgcgcaagaagaagtggtTTATCACTTTTGTTGTCGCTTGGGCTGGTgcgacggcgccgatgggGAGCTCGATCTTCTTTC CTTCACTCGCCCAAGTATCCCATGATCTGAACACAagcaccaccatcaccaaccTGTCAATCTCCCTGTACATGCTTAGCATGTCGATCTTTCCGCTATGGTGGTCCTCCTTCAGCGAGCGAATCGGTCGACGCACGATCTACTTGGTCTCGTTCGTGCTCTTCACGATCTTCAACTGCATctgcgccatctccagctcgatcgCAATGCTCATTGTCCTGCGGATGCTAAGCGGTGGCGCCTCGGCGTCGGTCCAAGCCGTCGGTGCAGGGACAATCGCTGATCTATGGGAGCCTCGGGAAAGAGGACGAGCGATGGGTATCTTCTATCTCGGTCCGCTATGCGGACCCCTACTGGCTCCGATCTTTGGTGGTGCGTTGGCCCAacgatggggatggaggagtACTATGTGGTTCCTAGCTGCCTACGGGGTTCTCACGGTTGTTTTTAtcctcttcgctctcccAGAAACACTGGCAGTGCAGAAGCCCGTTCTCCCTGAAACTaccgacgaagaggaaggcgATCCCGTTAGCCGCTCCCTCAGCCGCGTCTCATCCGCCAAGGCTGTCCGGTCTGCGACGCGGTGGTTGAAGCTGTTGAAGATGATATTTCTCGATCCGCTCAAGATCGTCCTTTACCTGCAGTATATACCCGTGCTCTTGACAGTATTTTACGCCAGTATCACCTTCTGCTCGCTCTATGTCTTGAACGTCAGCGTGCAGGATACGTTTGAGAAGCCACCGTACGGCTACTCGACTATCATAATCGGTTGTCTTTATATCCCCAACTCGTTGGGCTACATGGTCACCAGTATCTTAGGCGGGAAATGGATGGACAACATCATGCAGCGAGAAGCCAAGAAGGCGAACCGGTATGACCAGTACGGGAAGCTGATATATCGGCCGGAAGACCGCATGCGTGAGAACGCATGGTTCGGCGCCTTGCTGTATCCCGCCGCGCTCATCTGGTACGGTTGGACAGTGGAGAAGGGAGTGATCTGGATTGTTCCG ATGATcgccaacttcttcttcggcatgGGTTCCATGCTCATCTTCGCTATGGTAACAACCATGCTAACGGAATTCATGCCGAAAAAGTCCTCCGAGGGCGTGGCGCTCAACAACTTCATGCGCAACATCTTCTCCTGCGTGGGCTCGTTCGTCACGGCTCCGATTATCAGCGCCATTGGGAATGGCTGGCTCTTCACCATTCTGGGAATTGCCTGCTTTCTCAGTTCGTCCGTAATTCTCGCAATGAGGATCTACGGGCCCCGCTGGCGGCAGACAATGGAGGAACGCATGCGTTGA
- a CDS encoding uncharacterized protein (ID:PFLUO_008771-T1.cds;~source:funannotate): MDIKQVQAVMADHQGDRYVDGWAALWSKGENLPWDRGFPNPALEDILTHRQGTIGGPVTKDAQGQTCRRKALVPGCGRGVDVLLLASFGYDAYGLEYSSGAMEACKKEEAENGSWYRIRDEKVGRGKVTFVQGDFFDDAWLKEIGVPLNGFDLVYDYTFFCALNLSLRPKWANRHTQLLAPSPAGNLICLEFPRHKGLLEPGPPFASPSEAYVAHLSHPGEDIPYDAKGMVKHDPLREPSTNGLERVAYWQPERTHEVGQGENGVIHDRVSIWRRR; this comes from the exons ATGGATATCAAGCAGGTCCAGGccgtcatggccgaccacCAAGGCGACCGCTACGTCGACGGCTGGGCCGCGCTGTGGAGTAAAGGCGAGAATCTGCCGTGGGACCGGGGGTTCCCCAACCCAGCTCTGGAGGACATCCTCACCCACCGCCAGGGCACCATTGGCGGCCCCGTCACCAAGGATGCCCAGGGCCAGACCTGTCGCCGCAAGGCCCTGGTCCCCGGCTGCGGGCGAGGCGTCGATGTGCTTCTGCTCGCTAGCTTTGGATACGATGCCTACGGCCTGGAGTATAGCTCCGGCGCGATGGAGGCGTgcaagaaggaagaggctGAGAATGGGAGCTGGTACCGGATTCGAGATGAGAAGGTTGGCCGTGGCAAGGTGACTTTTGTTCAGGGCGACTTCTTTGATGATGCTTGGTTGAAGGAGATTGGCGTGCCGTTGAATGGGTTTGATCTGGTCTATGACTACACG TTCTTCTGTGCCCTGAATCTGTCACTGCGACCCAAATGGGCCAACCGACACACCCAGCTGCTGGCGCCTTCGCCCGCCGGCAACCTGATCTGCCTCGAGTTTCCTCGCCACAAGGGTCTGCTGGAGCCAGGCCCGCCCTTtgcctcgccctcggaggCCTACGTGGCTCACCTGAGCCACCCGGGTGAAGACATCCCCTACGATGCCAAGGGCATGGTCAAACATGACCCGCTGCGCGAGCCAAGCACGAACGGCCTGGAGCGCGTGGCCTACTGGCAGCCGGAGCGCACGCATGAAGTGGGCCAGGGGGAGAACGGAGTGATCCATGACCGAGTGTCTATTTGGCGTCGTCGTTAA
- a CDS encoding uncharacterized protein (ID:PFLUO_008772-T1.cds;~source:funannotate), with translation MEEVQAKHRKEQKDLQGRITQKKKSATKKTRKGINDECERMQHELSERQQAEIAELNGESVEPSEALEDLSLEDRPVEEPPTEMTPSTEPATSEEPPSAAAATPSTKKPNRHKARLARRAAEQEALSAAAAEEAATQTNYRGNEQEVMEKVFKQLGLKEIEVNPDGHCLYSAIAKQLDDSGIGLRPDPSRIILKPTTQSRIETVVSPQHDGYRAVRAVTADFIEEHKEDFEPFMEEPLDAYTRKIKLTAEWGGQLELQAIARAYGVEIHVVQSDGRMEKIESGDDGDSLEDEEKRRRVVWLAYYRHSYGLGEHYNALVKQS, from the coding sequence ATGGAGGAAGTACAGGCAAAACACCGCAAGGAGCAAAAAGACCTCCAGGGGCGCATCACtcagaagaaaaagtccGCCACCAAAAAGACCCGCAAAGGCATCAATGACGAGTGCGAGCGCATGCAACACGAGCTCTCCGAGCGACAACAGGCCGAGATTGCAGAGCTCAATGGCGAGTCAGTTGAGCCCAgcgaggccctggaggatCTCAGTCTAGAAGACAGGCCAGTCGAGGAACCACCCACCGAAATGACCCCATCCACCGAACCCGCCACTTCAGAAGAACCaccctccgccgccgccgcaacaCCCAGCACCAAGAAACCTAACCGCCACAAAGCCCGCCTCGcccgccgcgccgccgagcaggaaGCCCTCTCCGCGGCGGCAGCTGAAGAGGCCGCGACCCAAACAAACTACCGCGGCAATGAGCAAGAAGTCATGGAGAAGGTGTTCAAGCAGCTCGGCCTCAAAGAAATCGAAGTGAACCCCGACGGGCACTGCCTCTACTCCGCCATCGCGAAACAGCTCGACGACTCCGGGATAGGCTTGCGTCCGGACCCGAGCCGGATCATCCTCAAACCAACCACGCAGTCCCGCATCGAAACTGTCGTCTCGCCGCAGCATGATGGGTATAGAGCCGTGCGCGCGGTGACCGCGGATTTTATCGAGGAACACAAAGAGGACTTTGAGCCGTTTATGGAGGAGCCGCTGGACGCGTATACGAGGAAAATCAAGTTGACGGCTGAATGGGGGGGACAGTTAGAGTTGCAGGCCATTGCGAGGGCCTATGGAGTTGAGATTCATGTGGTGCAGAGTGATGGgcgcatggagaagattgagtctggggatgatggggatagtctggaagacgaggagaagcgaagGCGGGTGGTTTGGTTGGCATATTACCGGCACTCTTACGGGCTGGGCGAGCATTATAATGCGCTGGTGAAGCAGTCTTGA
- a CDS encoding uncharacterized protein (ID:PFLUO_008773-T1.cds;~source:funannotate): protein MDSSSLFNVQGKVVLVTGGAKGIGRMISEGFVTNGATVYISSRDAKACDQAVQELNALGKGKAHAIPADFYKYEDVKKLAEELGKRESKLHVLVNNSGSNWGAPYDEYPTQAFTRVLTLNLHRVFDLTQLVTPLLEKASAPTDPARIINIGSIDGLRVPSLETFAYSSSKAGLHHLSRTLANHLGKRNITSNTLACGPFESKMMAATLKSFGESIRAGVPLGRIGTPQDVAGACLFLSSRAGAYVNGATITVDGGSAIAAKI, encoded by the exons ATGGATTCGTCAAGTCTGTTCAACGTGCAG GGCAAGGTCGTGCTGGTCACTGGCGGCGCCAAAGGCATCGGGCGCATGATCTCGGAGGGCTTCGTGACCAACGGTGCGACGGTGTATATTTCCTCGCGCGACGCCAAAGCTTGTGACCAGGCGGTGCAGGAGCTCAATGCTCTGGGCAAGGGTAAAGCCCACGCCATCCCCGCCGATTTCTACAAGTACGAGGACgtgaagaagttggccgaggagctgggcaagcGCGAGAGCA AACTGCACGTCCTCGTGAACAACTCCGGCTCCAACTGGGGCGCGCCGTATGACGAGTATCCGACTCAAGCGTTCACTCGCGTTTTAACGCTCAACCTACACCGTGTCTTCGACCTGACCCAGCTGGTGACACCCCTGTTGGAAAAAGCGTCCGCGCCCACTGACCCGGcgcgcatcatcaacatcggcaGCATTGACGGGCTGCGCGTGCCCTCGCTCGAGACCTTCGCTTACAGTTCCAGCAAGGCCGGTTTGCACCACCTCAGCCGGACGTTGGCGAACCATCTGGGGAAGCGCAACATTAC GTCGAACACACTGGCCTGTGGGCCCTTTGAAAGCAAGATGATGGCCGCCACGCTCAAGTCGTTCGGCGAGTCTATCAGGGCGGGTGTTCCTCTGGGACGGATTGGCACGCCGCAGGATGTGGCGGGTGCGTGTCTGTTCCTGAGCAGTCGCGCTGGAGCGTATGTGAACGGTGCGACGATTACGGTGGATGGTGGGAGTGCCATTGCGGCCAAGATTTAA
- a CDS encoding uncharacterized protein (ID:PFLUO_008774-T1.cds;~source:funannotate), producing MSSSSERQRKSSIDPFSHPDVYYGNEASIAKFGDRRRTLSASLNDNNREDVHDLFIPSRRGSHDVSSGRPRKFLIEVEETLKALLQQEDTDQNMQITIEDLGPKVLSVGTAASSGINRFDVRGTYMLSNLLQELTIAKDYGRKHIVLDEARLNENPVARLNRLIKNSFWKALTRRIDGSNIEVAGRDPKDWTDDPRPRIYIPLGAPMQFEYYTRIAKEHPELRLDVQMLESNITPEYIARLNDKPGLLALAMQKKDNDATMETDLIGVPFVVPGGRFNELYGWDSYMESLGLLVSDRADLAKGMVINFCFCIKHYGKILNANRSYYLTRSQPPFLTDMALRVYEKIKNEPDAKEFLRSAVLAAIKEYHSVWVSEPRLDPATGLSRYRPEGFGVPPETEPTHFTHILTPYAEKHGMIFKEFVRAYNTGVVKEPELDDYFLHDRAVRESGHDTSYRLERVCASLATVDLNSLLYKYEVDIAWIIRTHFKDRLEIPQEFRTATTQNIETESSSAWDRRARRRKQTMDKLLWSEEKGMYFDYDTAKRERREYETATTFWAMWAGLATPGQAAKMVEKALPRFEAYGGLVSGTEESRGAVSLERPNRQWDYPYGWAPQQMLAWTGFLRYGYQEEAERLAYKWVYMITKAFVDFNGVVVEKYDVTRPIDPHRVNAEYGNQGTDFKGAPREGFGWVNASYVYGLEILNAHMRRALGAITPYETYHKAVTAQDEALIVQEEAY from the exons ATGAGCTCGTCAAGCGAGCGCCAACGCAAATCGTCCATCGATCCATTCTCCCACCCGGACGTCTATTACGGAAATGAGGCATCCATCGCCAAATTCGGCGACCGCAGGCGCACTCTCTCGGCG AGCTTGAACGACAACAATCGCGAGGATGTCCATGACCTCTTTATTCCGTCGAGACGCGGTAGCCACG ATGTGTCGTCCGGTCGCCCCCGCAAGTTCTTGattgaggtcgaggagaCACTGAAGGCTTTGCTGCAGCAGGAGGATACCGATCAGAATATGCAGATCaccatcgaggatctcggGCCCAAGGTGCTGTCGGTCGGAACGGCCGCCTCGTCCGGAATCAACCGCTTCGACGTGCGGGGCACGTACATGTTGTCGAATCTGCTGCAGGAACTGACCATCGCCAAAGACTACGGCCGGAAGCacatcgtcctcgacgaggcccggCTGAACGAGAACCCCGTCGCGCGGCTCAACCGACTGATCAAGAACTCCTTTTGGAAAGCTCTCACTAGGCGCATCGACGGCTCCAATATCGAAGTGGCCGGTCGGGATCCCAAGGACTGGACCGATGACCCCCGGCCCCGGATCTACATTCCGCTTGGCGCTCCGATGCAATTTGAGTACTACACGCGCATCGCCAAGGAGCACCCAGAGCTGCGGCTGGATGTGCAGATGCTGGAATCCAATATCACTCCGGAGTACATAGCGCGTCTGAACGATAAGCCGGGTCTACTAGCGCTGGCTAtgcagaagaaagacaatGATGCCACCATGGAAACGGACTTGATTGGTGTGCCCTTTGTGGTGCCCGGTGGTCGGTTCAACGAGTTGTACGGATGGGACAGCTACATGGAGTCCCTGGGATTGCTGGTCAGCGACCgcgccgacctggccaagGGCATGGTGATCAACTTTTGCTTTTGCATCAAGCACTACGGCAAGATTCTCAACGCCAATCGCTCTTACTATCTCACCCGTTCTCAGCCGCCTTTCCTCACCGACATGGCGCTGCGGGTAtacgagaagatcaagaacgaGCCCGATGCGAAGGAGTTCCTCCGCAGTGCGGTCCTCGCCGCTATCAAAGAGTACCACAGTGTCTGGGTTTCGGAACCTCGCTTGGACCCGGCCACCGGTCTCTCGCGATATCGCCCAGAGGGCTTTGGCGTGCCCCCCGAGACGGAGCCGACTCATTTCACGCACATCCTCACGCCGTATGCTGAAAAGCACGGCATGATATTCAAGGAATTCGTTCGGGCGTACAACACCGGTGTCGTGAAGGAACCGGAGCTGGACGACTATTTCCTGCACGACCGAGCCGTGCGCGAGTCCGGCCACGACACCAGCTACCGACTGGAACGCGTGTGCGCAAGCCTCGCCACCGTGGACCTCAACTCCCTGTTATACAAGTACGAAGTCGACATTGCCTGGATCATCCGCACCCACTTCAAAGACCGGCTCGAGATCCCCCAGGAGTTCCGCACAGCGACAACACAAAACATTGAAACCGAGTCTTCGTCCGCCTGGGACCGACGCGCCCGCCGTCGCAAGCAAACCATGGACAAGCTCCTCTGGTccgaggagaagggaatgTACTTCGACTATGACACAGCCAAGCGCGAGCGCAGAGAATACGAGACGGCCACGACCTTTTGGGCGATGTGGGCGGGACTCGCGACGCCAGGGCAAGCTGCAAAgatggtcgagaaggcccTCCCCCGGTTCGAAGCGTATGGCGGACTCGTCTCGGGAACGGAGGAGTCGCGCGGTGCAGTGAGCCTGGAGCGTCCGAATCGCCAGTGGGATTATCCGTACGGCTGGGCGCCGCAGCAGATGCTGGCTTGGACCGGTTTTCTGCGCTATGGATACCAGGAGGAGGCCGAGCGACTGGCCTACAAGTGGGTGTATATGATCACGAAAGCGTTTGTGGATTTCAACGGCGTGGTCGTGGAGAAATATGACGTTACGCGCCCGATTGATCCGCACCGCGTTAACGCCGAGTATGGGAACCAGGGCACGGATTTCAAGGGTGCGCCGCGTGAAGG CTTCGGTTGGGTCAACGCCAGCTACGTCTACGGTCTCGAGATCCTGAACGCGCACATGCGGCGTGCGTTGGGAGCTATCACGCCCTACGAGACATATCACAAGGCAGTCACCGCGCAGGACGAAGCTCTCATCGTGCAAGAGGAAGCCTACTAA